A genome region from Penicillium psychrofluorescens genome assembly, chromosome: 3 includes the following:
- a CDS encoding uncharacterized protein (ID:PFLUO_004872-T1.cds;~source:funannotate), which translates to MMILRRRPSAVDMALSEERCRCDDDAIERQGLHMMEPRPVDMDMRPASAGSAPFELGFAGSGRSWSSAGSASSADERASLSRGLVVQQPRFVMGGIFEVMEGRA; encoded by the coding sequence ATGATgatcctccgccgccggccgTCGGCCGTGGACATGGCGCTCAGCGAGGAGCGATGCCGCTGCGATGACGATGCTATTGAGCGGCAGGGTCTGCATATGATGGAGCCAAGGCCTGTGGATATGGATATGCGGCCTGCTTCGGCGGGTAGCGCGCCTTTTGAGCTGGGATTTGCTGGGTCTGGCCGCAGCTGGTCGAGCGCTGggtcggcatcgtcggccgACGAGCGCGCTTCGTTGTCCAGGGGCCTGGTTGTGCAGCAGCCGCGGTTTGTGATGGGGGGGATTTTTGAGGTTATGGAGGGAAGGGCTTGA
- a CDS encoding uncharacterized protein (ID:PFLUO_004873-T1.cds;~source:funannotate), translated as MAPPGRGRRPSRQYEAIIDLTAEDDQENRMFPAKIAHFITTIPQKRKTTETYRSRNPRARSSSQDPLNAGSGKQSTDQSANQFSRQPSRQPDPSTNSFSVVIPRPSPNLQRQIEASEQAFSLPLGVTTNFVEVFTPNHFETMASHRKYSLPRRSISRFETPLAIGNSLMASGIQTLLDTTVNSANETRKTLQFKLNCIKGPPVSYDVDDPKIIRSLASDFEFINEYKLHKEVEPTPQEFLCGCSCDPICSNKCACLYKDEVTSETIIPYTDEGLLTSDFLERKVMISECSSQCECSSSPSEEKCWNHVVQEGRTISLVIFHTGIRGFGLRSPNPIRKGQFIDRYLGEVITKEKAGIREDGSEKDQSYLFSLDWSGECKYVVDAQKFGTITRFMNHSCNPNCKLIPVSTVQGDNHFLYDLAFFALRDIPADTELTFDYNPEAEMLEMIDPDAVKCLCGEENCRKQLWPNKRKGTQVIDRHRRHHY; from the exons ATGGCGCCGCCAGGCAGGGGCCGGCGCCCAAGCCGCCAATATGAGGCTATCATCGACTTGACGGCAGAGGACGATCAGGAGAACAGGATG TTTCCAGCCAAGATTGCTCATTTCATCACTACGATTCCGCAGAAACGGAAGACAACAGAAACCTACAGATCGCGTAATCCACGCGCGCGATCGTCTTCTCAGGATCCTCTCAACGCAGGCAGCGGCAAGCAGAGCACTGACCAAAGCGCCAACCAATTCTCTCGACAGCCCTCTCGGCAGCCTGACCCGTCTACGAATTCTTTCAGCGTGGTGATTCCACGACCTTCTCCTAATCTTCAAAGACAGATCGAGGCAAGCGAACAGGCTTTCTCTTTGCCCCTTGGGGTTACCACAAACTTCGTCGAGGTCTTCACTCCTAATCACTTTGAGACAATGGCTAGCCATCGCAAGTACTCGCTCCCTCGGCGTTCAATATCTCGCTTTGAGACCCCTCTAGCGATCGGTAATTCCCTTATGGCAAGTGGCATACAAACTCTGCTGGATACTACTGTCAATTCCGCAAATGAAACTCGCAAGACGTTGCAGTTCAAACTAAACTGCATTAAGGGACCGCCTGTCTCCTACGACGTCGATGACCCTAAGATCATTCGAAGCCTTGCATCCGACTTTGAGTTCATTAACGAGTACAAGCTGCACAAAGAAGTTGAACCTACCCCGCAAGAGTTTCTCTGTGGCTGCAGCTGTGATCCAATTTGCTCTAACAAGTGCGCCTGTCTGTATAAGGACGAAGTTACTAGCGAGACGATCATTCCCTATACCGATGAGGGCCTTCTGACTTCCGATTTCCTCGAACGCAAGGTCATGATCTCCGAATGTAGCTCGCAGTGTGAATGCAGTTCTTCTCCTTCGGAAGAAAAGTGTTGGAACCATGTCGTTCAGGAGGGCCGTACCATCAGCCTAGTGATTTTCCATACTGGCATCCGTGGTTTCG GCCTTCGCTCTCCTAACCCTATTCGCAAGGGACAGTTCATCGATCGATACCTAGGCGAAGTCATTACCAAAGAGAAGGCAGGCATTCGCGAGGATGGGTCGGAGAAGGACCAGTCCTACTTGTTCAGCCTTGATTGGTCCGGCGAGTGCAAGTACGTGGTGGATGCCCAGAAGTTCGGCACTATCACCCGCTTCATGAACCATTCTTGCAACCCTAATTGCAAACTGATTCCTGTGTCGACGGTGCAAGGCGACAATCACTTCCTGTACGACCTGGCGTTCTTCGCGCTTCGCGATATCCCGGCCGACACCGAGCTTACCTTTGACTACAACCCGGAGGCTGAAATGCTCGAAATGATCGATCCTGATGCTGTCAAGTGTCTCTGTGGGGAGGAGAACTGCCGCAAACAGCTTTGGCCCAACAAGCGGAAGGGCACACAAGTAATCGATCGGCATCGTCGACATCATTATTGA